GTGGCGGGCGTCGATATGAGCGGCGGCATCCGCCTGTGGAACTCGAAAACCGGCAAGGGTCCGGACGTGGACCGCGTACCGGGCATGTTCGACGCGAGTTTCAGTGCCGACGGTAAGACCGTAACCGCGCTCGACCAGGACAACAAGCTCCGCACGTTCGACGCGGCGACCGGCGCGCCGGGACCGGTAATCGACCTCGCACTCCCGGACGACGGTCTCCCCAAAACCTGGGCCGGGGCCTCGCGGCGTATCGCGATGTTTACCTCGAGTGGCGACGAGTTGGAGATTCAATTCATCGACGCGGACACCAAAAAGCAAATTTCCAAGTACACGGTCCCCGCGAGCAACGGGGTTCCCTTAATCCACCTCGCACAAGCCAATCGCGATCGAGCCGTGTTGTTCTGTCACCCCACGATCCAGATCATCAACCCGACGACCGGCAAAACGGTCCGCCGCATCGAGCAGCCCCAACAAGAAGGGCAGGTGCGCGGCGGGATCTCACCGGACGGGCGGGTGGTCGCGAGCACAACGAACCGCGGGATCACCGTCTGGGAAGTGGCCACCGGGAACAAACGGCTCTCGTTCGACGGGCTCCAGAGCACCTTTGTGATGGCGTTCAGCACGGATTCGCGACTCCTTGCGGCGAGTGACCTTACGGGCGTGATCGCCATCTGTGACCTGCGAACTGGCGCGCTGGTGCGCAAGCTCTCAACGATCAACGATTACGACGTCCCGTGGACCATGTGTTTTAGCCCGGACGGGAAGCGGTTGGTGGCCGGGTTCCGGGACGGGCACGTCGCCATTTGGGACGTGACTACCGGCGAGGTTCTCGCCCCCTTCGCGGGACACGATAGTACGATAAACAGCGCCGCGTTCGCCCCGGACGGGAAGCGGTTCGTGACAACAGCAGCCGACGGCACCGCGCTGGTGTGGGACGTCCCGGAAAAGCCACTGCGCACCGGGCCTATTGAAGCTCCACTCACCGGCTTCGACGAAGCGTTCAAGCTGCTCGATTCGAGCGACGCGACACGCGCCCAGCGCGGTGTCGATTACCTCTACCAGCACCCAACGGAGGCGGTGAAACAGATCGAGAACCGTGTGCTCGTGCCCGCACCGATTCCGGCTACGAAACTCTCCCAACACATGATCGACCTGGAGAGCGACGACTTCCGCACGCGCGAAAATGCGTCCAAGACGCTCGAAAAAGCCGGCGTCGATGCGGCTCCGTTGCTCCGCACGGCAATGGAAAAGTCCACGAACGCCGAGGTGCGCAAACTCGCGACCGAACTGGTCGGTAAGCTCGAATCTTCTCCCCCGAAAACGGACGACCTCAAAGCACTGCGTGCGGTCGAAGTGCTGGAAAACTTGCACACCCCCGAAGCGGTTGCGCTGTTGGAGAAGTGGGCACGCGGACCGACCGGGCGCTGCGCCACCACAGAGGCTACGGCCGCACTCGCGCGATTGAAGACAAGCGGAAAGTAACGCCGCGTGTTCTCTTTCGTCGGGGAGCACGTCCGAGCGATACGATACCCTTGTAAAGCCCCGATTACTGCCGCTCCTAAACGACGGCAGCCCCGCGGAGTAGCCCTTTGGCTCGACAAACTCTCCTCGCTCTCGGCGCGTGTTTCGTTCTAACAATGGGCACGGTGACCGCAGCACCGACAGATGTCGCGGACGTGTTTCCGCCGAACACGCTCGCGTATGCGGAGCTGCATAATCCCGCGGAACTCGGCCCGCAATTGGCCGCGATCTTCAAAGGCACGCCGCTGGAAGACAGCATCCCGTTCATTCACAGCAAAAAAGATGGGGCCAAAACGCTCGCGGAACTCAAAGCAAAACAAGAGCTCGCGCAACTCGCGCTGTTAATGTCGCCCGAGGTACTCGGCGAGTTCCGCAAGCTCGGTGGGGTCGCGGTCGGGCTGGTCGGCTTTAACGAACGCGGCGATCCCGAATTGGCGGTCGCGGTTCTGACGGGAGACAGCGCCGCGGCCGGACTCGCCGCGCGCGCGTTCGTCACCACGAGCCAGGATCTCCGGCGCGTGGGTGAAGTCGGAAAGGTGCCCACGTTTCAGCACCGCACACCGGTCACCACCTACGACCCGAGTGGCAATCCGAAGCTCGCGACCGACAAACTGATGGAGGGAACATACGAACCGACGTTCGCGTATGTTCCGGGGCTGTTCGTCGCGGGCACGAGCAAAACCGCGATCGCACCGATCATCGCGCGGTTCCGCGGGGACGAGAAGGATTCGCTCCGCGCGACCGAGGGCTTTAAGACCAGCGCGCCGACGTACCGCAAGCCGGGCCTGTTCTTCTACGCCAATACCCCGGAACTCTTCACAAAACTGGACGCGGCCGCGCGCCTCCGCGGCGCACCGATGGACCTCGGTTTCTTCGCGTGGCTCAAGCTCGTCACCAACCCGAAGGCTCTGAAAACTGTGGCCGGGTGCGTACAGTTCCGCGACGGTGGGACGTCACTTGTGGTCGGCACGCGATTCGACCCCGCACAGAAAAGCCCGTTACTTGATGCCTTCTCCGGT
This region of Gemmata massiliana genomic DNA includes:
- a CDS encoding WD40 repeat domain-containing protein, with the protein product MIRWFGCGLAVAVTAASVLGQTADVISEGIGLPQLPQLNPFGGVAQQQFVPGGIIQTWDGPIPPGFRRNARPIRPVIAHSGPPKLDRHGDPLPVGAVARFGTVRLRHGAEVSALAFTRDAKLLCTVSSSDDSVKLWDTTTGKEVARLETRATLVGLANNGSAVLIEENRCKVWVHTATDVVRHLPEKTLPEGANPTALAVNPNSTSFAVAVNGKVLVIDIQTGKALYELKLPTVPPDNNLRRFALAGQNVQAEQPYQVVKLQYSPDGKWLAGNGQQSGVWLWDLRTGKRVRTYRSEIDFPEYAFSPDVTKLAVTGSRLHLYALDSEEPVEGFKEPENAPAGGLRFSADGKLINVVIRNGTVQPYDAATGEAKAAIEPSDPRLHPPFAIAMDGAMVAGVDMSGGIRLWNSKTGKGPDVDRVPGMFDASFSADGKTVTALDQDNKLRTFDAATGAPGPVIDLALPDDGLPKTWAGASRRIAMFTSSGDELEIQFIDADTKKQISKYTVPASNGVPLIHLAQANRDRAVLFCHPTIQIINPTTGKTVRRIEQPQQEGQVRGGISPDGRVVASTTNRGITVWEVATGNKRLSFDGLQSTFVMAFSTDSRLLAASDLTGVIAICDLRTGALVRKLSTINDYDVPWTMCFSPDGKRLVAGFRDGHVAIWDVTTGEVLAPFAGHDSTINSAAFAPDGKRFVTTAADGTALVWDVPEKPLRTGPIEAPLTGFDEAFKLLDSSDATRAQRGVDYLYQHPTEAVKQIENRVLVPAPIPATKLSQHMIDLESDDFRTRENASKTLEKAGVDAAPLLRTAMEKSTNAEVRKLATELVGKLESSPPKTDDLKALRAVEVLENLHTPEAVALLEKWARGPTGRCATTEATAALARLKTSGK